A portion of the Candidatus Scalindua japonica genome contains these proteins:
- a CDS encoding aspartate--ammonia ligase — translation MTIPLSFGGGIGQSRTNMYLFKKAHIGEVSVTVWPELLKDICKKKNIHVLEREMSKKT, via the coding sequence ATGACGATTCCACTCAGTTTTGGCGGCGGTATAGGACAATCCAGAACCAATATGTATCTGTTCAAGAAAGCACACATTGGAGAGGTTAGTGTAACCGTATGGCCCGAGTTACTTAAGGATATTTGTAAAAAGAAGAATATACATGTCCTGGAGCGAGAAATGTCGAAAAAAACATAA